AAAAATGGGTGAACCGCCCCCGCGCGCCAGGCGCGGGGGCGGCCAAAACCCCTGATTATAGGAGGTGCTAGGCGCGGATAGGGGACGGGGCGATTTCCGGGATGCGGGCACTGGCCCCCAGCATGCCGTAAGCCAGGGTTATGGCCCCCAGAACCGCGCCCGCGGTGACCACGCCGGGCCAGCCGTAATGGGAGTAAAGCCAGGACGATACCAGCGATCCGGTCGCCCCGCCGATGAAGTAGCTGGTCATGTAACCGGCCGTCAGGCGGCTGCGGGCCTCGGGGCGGGTGCGGTACAGCGAGCTGGTATTGGTGACATGGACGCCCTGGATCGCCAGGTCCTGGATCAGGATGCCCACCAGCAGCGCGATGACCGAGGCCTGGCCGAAGGCCATCAGCCCCCAGGATGCGAGCAGCAGCAGCAGGCCGATGCGGGTGGCCTGGTTGCCCAGGCCGCGGTCGGCCAGGCGGCCGAAGCGGTTGGCGGCATAGGCGCCGGCCGCGCCGGCCAGCCCGAACAGCCCGATGGTGGTGTTGTTGAAACCGTAGTCCGGACCCGACAGCAGGAACGTCAGCGGCGTCCACAGCATGCTGAAGGCGGCGAACAGCAGGCCGCCCAGCAGCGAACGGCCGCGCAGCAGCGGTTCCTCGGCGAACAGGCGGAAGATCGAGCCGAGCAGGCGCGGATAGCTCATGGCGGCGTGGCTCTTGTGGCGCGGCAGCACCTTCCAGAGCGCGGCGGACATGGCCAGCATCAGGATCGCGGCAACCCAGTAGACGGTGCGCCAGCTGCCCAGGTCGGCCAGCACGCCGGCCGCGGTGCGGGCCAGCAGGATGCCCAGCAGCAGGCCGCTCATGACGGTGCCGACCGCCTTGCCGCGCTCATGCGGCGCCGCCAGGGTGGCCGCGAACGGCACCAGCACCTGCGCCACCACCGACAGCATGCCGGTCACGGCGGTGCCGAGCATCAGCATCTGGATATTGGGGGCGAAGGCCGACACCAGCAGGCCGCCGGACGACAGCAGCGTCATCAGCACGATCAGGCCGCGGCGCTCGAACAGGTCGCCCAGCGGCACCAGCAGGATCAGGCCGAGCGCGTAGCTCAGCTGCGCGATCATGACGATGCTGCCGGCGGTGGCGTTGGACAGCGTGAATTGCTGGCTGATGGTGTGCAGCAACGGCTGCGCGTAATAGTTGCTGGCGACCGCCAGGCCGGTGGCGACGGACATCAGCAGGATGACGGGCGCGGTGAGCGGGGCGGGTTGGGCGGGAGTGGCGTTCATGTGAGGCGGGGCGTTGGCGTGTGGCGAAAGGAGAACTCAGGCGGCGATGCCGCCGGGCGTTTCCTGGTCATGCGGGATCAGCAGTTTCTTCAGCAGGCCGGCCATCTGGCGGCGTTCGGTGGCGTTCAGGGGGGCGAGCAGCGTTTCCAGTTCGCGCAGGTAGTCCTTGAGCACCTGCTTGATGACGCGCAGGCCTTCGGCGGTCAGCGCCACGATGACGCCGCGGCGGTCGTCGGGGTTGGGCGTGCGCGCCAGCAGGCCGGCCTGTTCCAGGCGGTCCAGCCGGTTGGTCATGGCGCCCGAGGTCAGCAGCAGCGCCGCGACCAGTTTTTGCGGATTCATGGCGTACGGCGCGCCAGTGCGGTACAGCGTCGCGAGCACGTCGAATTCGCCCTGATGCAGGTGGTAGCGCTTGAACGCCTGGCCCACGTCACGCGCGGCGAAGGCGTGGAAGCGGAACACGCGGCTCAGGACGCTCATGGGCGAGATGTCCAGGTTGGGGCATTCCTGCTCCCATTGCGACAGCACCAGGTCGACCAGATCGTTCATGATGTTTTTATATAAAGTATCTTTACATGAAGATAAATTCTAACAGGCGGGCCAGCGATCATGCAAGGCGCGCCAGCCGGCAGGCGCGGGCGCGCAAAAAAAGAAAGGGCCCGCCCTTTGCGGGGCAGGCCCTTTCCGGCTTGACCGGATAACCGTGCGGAATTACTGCGCGGCGTCCTTCAGCTTCTTGAGCGGGCGAACCTTCACCTTGACCGAAGCCGGCTTGGCGGGGAACCAGCGCTCTTGGCCGGTGAACGGATCCTTGCCGAAGCGCTTGGCCTTGGCGGGAACCTTCTGCACGGCGACCTTGAACAGGCCGGGCAGCGTGAATTCGCCGGCGCCCTTCTTGTCCACGGAGCTCAGCACCGAGGTTTCCAGGCTGGCCAGGACGGCCTTGACCGACTTGGCTTCAACGCCGGACTGCTCGACGATGTAGGCGACCAGCTGGGTCTTGTTCAGAGCAGCCTTGATAGCCTTGGGGGCGGCGGCGACCTTCTTGGCGGCAACGACCTTCTTGGCTGCCGGCTTCACAGCGGGTTTGGCGGCAGTAGCCTTCTTTGCGGGCGCCTTGGCGGCGGGCTTGGTGACTTTCTTGGCAGGAGCTTTAGCTTTCGTGGCCATGGTCAAAATCCGTATGTTGAGGACATGGGGCAGCGCGCGCGCCGGGTATCGGCGTTTAACGCTACGCGCCCGATGATAGCGGAAGAGTGGCGGTTGTAGCCGCTTTCGCAAGGCCTTTCGCGCAATCTTTGTTGTTTTCCAGACAGAAAAAACCCTTCTACAAGGGGTTTTGCAAAATGCAGTGACATTCACTGCGATTTTTTCAATGCCGCGCGCATCGCGCAAAGTGCTTCTGCAATGGGGTTTTGAACCATCCGCGGCCGGCGTGTTCCAATGCTTCGCGCCGCGCGTTGGCGGTGCGCGCGGGCGGCCGGTTGCCGCCTGCCCGCATTGCCGGCGCGCCATCCTTACCCCGCATGGAAGTGAAGCACCCCTATGTTGATGAAGAAGTTGGCGGCGAGCCTGCTCGTTGCGACCGCATGCATGTCAGGCGCCCTGGCGCAATCGATGCCCCAGCCCGACCTGTCCGCCAAGGCCTGGTTGCTGCTGGACGAGACCAGCGGCCAGGTGATCACCTCGCACGCGGCCACCGCCCGGATCGAACCGGCCTCGCTGACCAAGATCATGACGGCGTACGTGGTGTTCAGCGCCATCCACAGCAAGGAGCTGTCGCCGGACCAGAAGGTGACCATCTCGACGCGCGCCTGGAAAGTGCCGCCCGGCAGTTCCAAGATGTTCCTGGAGCCGGGCTCCAAGGTGTCGGTGGACCAGCTGCTGCGCGGCCTGATGATCCAGTCCGGCAATGACGCGGCGATCGCGCTGGCCGAAGCGGTGTCGGGCAGCGTCGAGGCGTTCGTGGCGCGCATGAACGACACCGCCGCGCAACTGGGCCTGCATGGCACGCACTTCGCCAGTCCCCACGGCCTGCCGGATCCGGGCACGTATTCCACCGTCAGCGATTTGTCGATCCTGGCCACGCGCTTCATCCGCGATTACCCCGAGCTGTACAAGACCTACGATTCGGCCAGGACCTTCACCTACGCCAACATCACGCAACCCAACCGCAACCGGCTGCTGTGGCTCGATCCCAGCGTCGATGGCCTGAAGACCGGCCATACCGACGCGGCCGGCTATTGCATCGTGGCGACCGCGCGCCGGCCCAACGGCAAGGATCAGCGGCGCCTGATCACGGTGGTGGTGGGCACGGCCTCGGACAAGCTGCGCACCCAGGAAAGCCGCGAGTTGCTGGAATGGGGCTTCCAGGGGTTCAATACCATCAAGTTATATGCAAAGGGCCAGGCGGTGGCCACGCCCGAGGTCTGGAAGGGCCAGGCCGACACGCTCAAGGCCGGGTTCGCGCGCGACGCCTATGTCACGGTGCCGGCCGGCGCCAAGGTCGAGCCGGTCTGGGCGCCACAGGATCCGCTGGTGGCGCCGATCGCGGCCCAGGCCACGGTCGGCTCGCTGCGCGTGATGGTCGACGGCAAGCCCGCCATGCAGTTCCCGGTGGTGGCGCTGGAGCCGGTGGCCGAGGCCGGATTCGCCGGCCGCGCCTGGGATTCCATCCGCTTGTGGTGGCGCGGGCATTCTTGATCCGACGGGAGGGGACATGGCGGTGAGTTTTCCGGGTGGGCCGGCCGCGGCGCCGACCACCGATGATCCCCTCGGGCTGCTGTCGGCCTGTCATGGGCGCATTGCGCGGCAATGCGCCACCTTGCGGCGCCTGGCCGCGCATCTGCCGGCGCATGGCAGCGACGATGCGGCCCAGGTCGCGGCCGCGGGCGTCGCGCGTTATTTCCAGACGGCCGCGATCCACCACCACGAGGACGAGGAAGAGGACCTGTTTCCGGCCCTGATCGAGTCCATGGCCGGTTCCGACGCCGTCTGCCTGCATGCGCTGGTCGACGGGCTGATCGCGGATCACGCGCGGCTGGCGGCCTTGTGGGCGCCGCTGCGGCGAATCCTGGACGAGATCGCGGCGGGCCGTCCCGCGGCGTTGCCGCCAGCGCAGGTGGAGGCGTTCGCGGCGGCCTATGCGGCGCATATCCAGCGGGAAGAAGATGAACTGCTGCCACTGGCCGCGCGCCTGATCGGCGATGACGCGCTGGCCGCGATCAGCCGGGCGATGAAGGCGCGGCGCGGCGGCGAGGCGGGCTGAACCTCGTCGCGCGTTTGGCGGGCGCGCGCCGCTTTTAGTGTTAAACGGCCGCAGCCGGGGCAAGCCGCGCCGGGTTTCGACACGCCACGCCATGCACCGCAACGCATGCTTTCGCATGCCGTCCATGCCGGCCCGCCGACGGTGCGCGATATCATCGGCCTGCAGGGCGGCGTGGACATGCGCGAGCTGGAACGCAGGTTCCTGCGCTGAGCGCGCGGGAATACGGAAAAAACGGGGCAGGGGAGCGATGGCGGCGGGAAGCAAAGCGTGGTTGGCGCGCGTGTTTGGCGATTGGGTGCCGGAAGTCGGCCCCGCGACCCTGCGCGCGGACCTGGCGGCCGGGCTGCTCGGCGCCCTGCTGGTGCTGCCGCAGGGCGTGGCCTTCGCCACGCTCGCCGGGCTGCCGGCGCAATACGGCCTGTATTCGGCCATCGTGCCCTGTATCGTGGCGGCTTTGTTCGGCTCCAGCCGCCATGTCATGTCCGGCCCCACCAATGCCAATTCGCTGGCGCTGTTCGCGGTGCTGACGCCGCTGGCGGTGGCGGGCAGCCCGGGCTACATCGAGCTGGCGCTGGCGGTGACGGTGCTGGTCGGGCTGATGCAATGGCTGGTGGGCGCGCTGCGGCTGGGCTCGCTGGCGCACTTCATTTCGCCATCGGCGCTGTTCGGTTTCACCAGCGGCGCGGCCCTGCTGATCGCGGTGCATGCGCTCAAGGATGCGCTGGGCCTGCCGGCGCCGGATTCGCATGGCGCCGGCGCGTTGCTGGCCAGCCTGGCGGGCCATTGGGACCAACTGCAGGCGGGCGCGCTGCTGGTGACGGCCGTGACGATCGCCGCGGCCCTGCTGCTCAAGCGGCTGGACAAGCGCAAGCCCTACATGCTGGCCGGGCTGGTGGTTGGGGCGCTGGCCGCGGCGGCGTTCAATGCACTGGCGGCGCGCTTCGGCGCCGCGCCGGTGCCGCTGCTGGGCGACCTGGCGCAGCCGTGGCCGCCCTTCCACGTGCCCCGCATCGACTGGCGCGCCTTGCCCGATCTGCTCAGCCTGGCGTTCGCATTGACCATCGTGGCGCTGGCGCAATCGATTTCCATCGCCAAGGCGGTGGCGACGCGGTCGGGCCAGCGCATCGACGCCAACCGTGAATTCGTCGGGCAGGGCCTGTCCAACGTGGTCGGCGGCTTTTTTTCCTGTTATCTGTCCTGCGGCTCGCTCAACCGTTCCATTCCCAACTACGAGGCGGGCGCGAAGACGCCGCTGGCGGCGGTGTTCTCGGCATTGCTGCTGATGGCGTTGGTGGCGCTGAGCGGCCCCCTGCTGGCGCGGATTCCGCACGCGGCCATCGCGGGCCTGTTGCTGCTGGTGGCCTGGACCCTGCTGGACGTTCCGCGCTGGCGCCTGCTGATCCGTACCCAACCGGGCGAAAGCGCGATCGCCGCGGCCACGCTGGCGGCCACCGTGACCATTCGCATGGAGGTGGCGATCCTGCTGGGCACCGTGCTGTCGCTGATGGCGTACCTGCATCGCACCTCGCGGCCCGCGATGCGCACCATGGGCTTCGATTCGCGCGGGCTGGACCGTCGTTTCGTGGTGCTGGCGCAGCAGCCCGAGGCATTGCCGGAATGTCCCCAGCTCAAGCTGCTGCGCATGGAGGGATCGGTCTATTTCGGCGCCGCCGCGCACGTGGCGCAGCGCCTGCAGGAACTGCGCGCGGGCGCGGATGCGCCGCGCCATCTGCTGGTGATGGCCAAGAGCATGAATTTCATCGACCTGGCCGGCGCCCAGGTCTGGGAGGATGAGCTGGTGGCACGCCGCGCCATGGGCGGCGACCTCTATTTCCACCGGCCGCGCCCCGAGGTGCTGGCGATGTGGCGCCGCACCGGCTTCCTGGAGCGGCTGGGCGCGGACCATGTGTTCCCTGACAAGGCGACCGCGCTGCACGCCATCTACGCCAGGCTCGACCGGGGCATCTGCGCCGGTTGCCAGGCCAGGGTGTTCTGGGAATGCCAGCCGGACAGCCCGCAGGCCGGCCACTGAGCCGGCCTCAGCCAGGCGCGTCGGTGCCGAGGTAGGCGGCCTGGACGCGCGCGTCGGCCGCGATCCGGTCCGGCGGGCCTTCGGCCAGCAGGCTGCCGCGCACCAGCACGGCGATGCGGTCGGCATGCTTGAAGACCACGTCCAGGCTGTGCTCGGTGAACAGCACCGCCATGCGCTGGGTGTCGGCCAGTTCGCGCGTCAGGCGCATGAGCGCGTGGCGTTCGTTGGTGGCCATGCCGGCGGTGGGTTCGTCCATCAGCAGCAGCTTCGGCCGGTGCGCCAGCGCCATGGCCAGCTCGACCCGCTTGACGTTGCCGTAGGCCAGGGCGCCGCAGTGCGCGCCGGCCTGGGCGGCCATCCGCACCTGTTCCAGCAGCGCCATGGCTTCGTCGGCGCGGTGCGACGCGGCGCGGCGCCTGGGGCGCAGCAACAGGCGGTCGCGCGACAGCAGGGCCGTCTGCACGTTTTCCAGCACGGTCATCGAGCGGAAGGTGGCGGCGGTCTGGAAGGTGCGCCCGACGCCGAGGCGGCAGATCTTGAGCGCCGGCAGGCCCACCAGCTCGCGGCCGTCCAGGCGCACCGAGCCGGCATCGGGCCGCAACTGGCCGCCCAGCACGTTGAAGCAGGTGGACTTGCCGGCGCCGTTCGGGCCGATCAGCGCCAGCATGTGGCCGGCCTCCAGCTGGAACGAGACGTCCGCCAGCGCGTCGATGCCGCCGAATGATTTGCGCAGTCCCTGGACCCGCAGCAAGGCGTCGGCCGCGGTCATGCGCGCCTCCGCGTCCAGCGCGCGGCGGCGCCCGCCAGGCCCGCCGGAAACAGCATCACCAGCGCCAGGATGGCGAGCCCCAGCACCGCGTGCCAATAGTCCGTGCTGCGCGCGGCGGCGTCCTGCAGCCAGGTGTAGGCGGCCGCGCCGACCAGGGGGCCGGCCAGCGTCTGCAGGCCGCCCAGCAGCACCATCACCAGCCCGTCCACCGAGCGGCTCACGCCGAGCACGTCGGGAGCGATGCTGCCCTTGGAGAATGCGTACAGCGACCCGGCCAGGCCCGCGGCCAGCGACGCCGCCACGAAGCCGGCCCACTGGACGCGGCGCGTGTCCATGCCCAGCGCTTCGGCCCGCAGGGCCGAATCGCGCGCGCCGCGCAGCGCGTAGCCCAGCGGCGAGAACGCCAGGCGCCGCAGCCAGGCGATGCCGAGCGCGGACAGCGCCAGCGTCAGGTAGTAGAACCAGGGGCCCTGCGTCAGCCAGCGCGACGGCCACAGGCCGATCAGGCCGTTGCTGCCGCCGGTGACCTCGTCCCATTGATAGGCCAGCGCCCACAGGATCTGCGCCACCGCCAGCGTCAGCATCGCCAGGTACACGCCGGACAGGCGCACGCAGAACCAGCCGAACACCACCGCGCCGAGTCCGGCGGCCAGCGGGCCCAGCAGCAGGGCGGCTTCCATCGGCAGCGCCGCCAGTTTCAGCAGCAGCGCCGCGCCATAGGC
The window above is part of the Achromobacter deleyi genome. Proteins encoded here:
- a CDS encoding hemerythrin domain-containing protein, translating into MAVSFPGGPAAAPTTDDPLGLLSACHGRIARQCATLRRLAAHLPAHGSDDAAQVAAAGVARYFQTAAIHHHEDEEEDLFPALIESMAGSDAVCLHALVDGLIADHARLAALWAPLRRILDEIAAGRPAALPPAQVEAFAAAYAAHIQREEDELLPLAARLIGDDALAAISRAMKARRGGEAG
- a CDS encoding MarR family winged helix-turn-helix transcriptional regulator, producing MNDLVDLVLSQWEQECPNLDISPMSVLSRVFRFHAFAARDVGQAFKRYHLHQGEFDVLATLYRTGAPYAMNPQKLVAALLLTSGAMTNRLDRLEQAGLLARTPNPDDRRGVIVALTAEGLRVIKQVLKDYLRELETLLAPLNATERRQMAGLLKKLLIPHDQETPGGIAA
- a CDS encoding SulP family inorganic anion transporter, producing the protein MAAGSKAWLARVFGDWVPEVGPATLRADLAAGLLGALLVLPQGVAFATLAGLPAQYGLYSAIVPCIVAALFGSSRHVMSGPTNANSLALFAVLTPLAVAGSPGYIELALAVTVLVGLMQWLVGALRLGSLAHFISPSALFGFTSGAALLIAVHALKDALGLPAPDSHGAGALLASLAGHWDQLQAGALLVTAVTIAAALLLKRLDKRKPYMLAGLVVGALAAAAFNALAARFGAAPVPLLGDLAQPWPPFHVPRIDWRALPDLLSLAFALTIVALAQSISIAKAVATRSGQRIDANREFVGQGLSNVVGGFFSCYLSCGSLNRSIPNYEAGAKTPLAAVFSALLLMALVALSGPLLARIPHAAIAGLLLLVAWTLLDVPRWRLLIRTQPGESAIAAATLAATVTIRMEVAILLGTVLSLMAYLHRTSRPAMRTMGFDSRGLDRRFVVLAQQPEALPECPQLKLLRMEGSVYFGAAAHVAQRLQELRAGADAPRHLLVMAKSMNFIDLAGAQVWEDELVARRAMGGDLYFHRPRPEVLAMWRRTGFLERLGADHVFPDKATALHAIYARLDRGICAGCQARVFWECQPDSPQAGH
- a CDS encoding MFS transporter, yielding MNATPAQPAPLTAPVILLMSVATGLAVASNYYAQPLLHTISQQFTLSNATAGSIVMIAQLSYALGLILLVPLGDLFERRGLIVLMTLLSSGGLLVSAFAPNIQMLMLGTAVTGMLSVVAQVLVPFAATLAAPHERGKAVGTVMSGLLLGILLARTAAGVLADLGSWRTVYWVAAILMLAMSAALWKVLPRHKSHAAMSYPRLLGSIFRLFAEEPLLRGRSLLGGLLFAAFSMLWTPLTFLLSGPDYGFNNTTIGLFGLAGAAGAYAANRFGRLADRGLGNQATRIGLLLLLASWGLMAFGQASVIALLVGILIQDLAIQGVHVTNTSSLYRTRPEARSRLTAGYMTSYFIGGATGSLVSSWLYSHYGWPGVVTAGAVLGAITLAYGMLGASARIPEIAPSPIRA
- a CDS encoding ABC transporter ATP-binding protein, yielding MTAADALLRVQGLRKSFGGIDALADVSFQLEAGHMLALIGPNGAGKSTCFNVLGGQLRPDAGSVRLDGRELVGLPALKICRLGVGRTFQTAATFRSMTVLENVQTALLSRDRLLLRPRRRAASHRADEAMALLEQVRMAAQAGAHCGALAYGNVKRVELAMALAHRPKLLLMDEPTAGMATNERHALMRLTRELADTQRMAVLFTEHSLDVVFKHADRIAVLVRGSLLAEGPPDRIAADARVQAAYLGTDAPG
- a CDS encoding D-alanyl-D-alanine carboxypeptidase family protein, whose protein sequence is MLMKKLAASLLVATACMSGALAQSMPQPDLSAKAWLLLDETSGQVITSHAATARIEPASLTKIMTAYVVFSAIHSKELSPDQKVTISTRAWKVPPGSSKMFLEPGSKVSVDQLLRGLMIQSGNDAAIALAEAVSGSVEAFVARMNDTAAQLGLHGTHFASPHGLPDPGTYSTVSDLSILATRFIRDYPELYKTYDSARTFTYANITQPNRNRLLWLDPSVDGLKTGHTDAAGYCIVATARRPNGKDQRRLITVVVGTASDKLRTQESRELLEWGFQGFNTIKLYAKGQAVATPEVWKGQADTLKAGFARDAYVTVPAGAKVEPVWAPQDPLVAPIAAQATVGSLRVMVDGKPAMQFPVVALEPVAEAGFAGRAWDSIRLWWRGHS
- a CDS encoding HU family DNA-binding protein — encoded protein: MATKAKAPAKKVTKPAAKAPAKKATAAKPAVKPAAKKVVAAKKVAAAPKAIKAALNKTQLVAYIVEQSGVEAKSVKAVLASLETSVLSSVDKKGAGEFTLPGLFKVAVQKVPAKAKRFGKDPFTGQERWFPAKPASVKVKVRPLKKLKDAAQ